From the genome of Impatiens glandulifera chromosome 9, dImpGla2.1, whole genome shotgun sequence, one region includes:
- the LOC124916539 gene encoding glycine-rich protein 2-like → MAEENDNRKTGTVKWFNDQKGFGFITPDDGTDDLFVHQSSIKTDGFRSLAEGETVEYKVNSGDDGRTKAVDVTGPNGESVQGGGRGGGGGGRGGGGGGYGGRGGGGGGYGSRGGDGYSGGGGYGGGGGYGGGSGGGGGNGCFKCGESGHMARDCFQGGGGGSGGGGGGGGGGGGCYNCGENGHFARECPTGAR, encoded by the coding sequence ATGGCTGAGGAAAACGATAACCGAAAGACCGGCACCGTCAAGTGGTTCAACGATCAAAAGGGTTTCGGATTCATCACTCCTGACGACGGAACTGATGACTTGTTCGTTCATCAGTCCTCgatcaaaaccgatggtttccGTAGTCTAGCTGAAGGAGAGACCGTTGAATATAAGGTCAATTCCGGCGATGATGGTCGTACTAAGGCCGTTGATGTTACTGGTCCCAACGGGGAATCTGTTCAGGGTGGTGGTCGTGGTGGCGGTGGCGGTGGCCGTGGAGGCGGTGGTGGTGGGTATGGAGGCAGAGGTGGCGGTGGAGGTGGGTATGGAAGTAGAGGCGGAGATGGGTACAGTGGCGGTGGTGGGTATGGCGGTGGTGGTGGGTATGGCGGTGGTAGTGGTGGGGGAGGTGGTAATGGTTGTTTCAAGTGTGGTGAGTCTGGTCATATGGCTAGGGACTGTTTCCAGGGCGGCGGCGGTGGAAGTGGTGGTGGCGGCGGtggaggaggtggtggtggtggttgtTATAATTGTGGGGAGAATGGACATTTCGCAAGGGAATGTCCAACTGGGGCTCGTTGA